The Triticum aestivum cultivar Chinese Spring chromosome 5A, IWGSC CS RefSeq v2.1, whole genome shotgun sequence genomic sequence AAAGAAGGTCTTTATAAAAAAAACATATGAACAATGTTACTACATGTCACACGTGTGGAAGTTATCGGCGTTCACAAACTAAAGTTGATGTAGCAACTAACGGCCCCAGTAGCGCGTCGCGTAGGACGCTCGGCCTCGCCGCGGGCGAGCTATAGACGCGCCGGGGTGGAGTGGGCAGGTCGATTATTTTGGCATAACCACGATCGAGTTATTTTACCATCGGCCCCACTATCATCATTCATCAGTCAATCATATCACCAGCTGCTCCTTTTACGGTTGGAGTGCCCTCGACGTGTTGATTCGTGAGTACTACTAGCTCCTAGATGACACGGATGCCCCGAATCGGATCACGCAAAGGCGTTCCCACATATGCGTAGCGCGGTTGCCAGCGCGCGGCACACAACAGGGGCAGAGGTTCCGGCCAGATAGTCTAGCGCTGTAGGCGAAGCTTCGCCTCCCCTCTGATTGGATCACTGGAAGCCTTGAGTGGAACCAAAGCCATTCCAGTCCCATTCCATTCACACCCCGCGCCCACGCCGGTCCAGAAAAGGGGAGATTTGGCACAAGTTCGGTTCTCAACTGAAAAATCTGCGACGACTGTGTATAAATAGACCCTAGCTCCGACCTGCTGTCGAGCGTAGAACGACAGCAGTTATCCACTTTATCAGGGATTTCATCAGCCGAGCATGGCGTCCTTCTCTGCCGCTCTCGTCGCGCTGCTGGTCGCCAGCTGCGCCGCGGCGGCCGCGGCCACGACGTTCGACGTCGGCGACGGGCACGGCTGGCAGACCGGCCTCGACTACACGACCTGGACGTCCGACAAGACGTTCGCGGTCGGCGACACGCTAGGTGAGATACTGAGATAGTAGCTCGCTACAAGTAGCTAGCCACTGATCATCACACGTAGGAGTATTATTTTATGTAATAGCACGTGTACGTACGCGTACATGTTGGCGAACTGACCGTTCCTGCGCAGTGTTCAACTACACGAGCAAGGCGCACACGGTGACGGAGGTGAACAAGAGCGGCTACGACGCCTGCTCGGGCGGCAACTCGCTGAGCAACGACGACAGCGGCGCCACCACCATCACGCTCACCACACCCGGCGTGCACTACTTCATCTGCGACGTCGCCGGCCACTGCGCCGGCGGCATGAAGCTCGCCGTCACCGTCACGGTCGCGGGGGGCTCCACGACGGGAGGTACgatccccgccggcgccgccggggCATCCCTCGTGCCGGCGATGAGCGCCAtcgttgtcgccgccgccgccggggctcTGGTCCCGCTCGCGCTGTTCTGTTGAAGACCGTCGTCGACGTTGGTGGGTATGGTCAGGGCAGAGACGCTGCAGTTTGATTCGTGTGTACGGGTAATAAGTTCGCTGTGTTTTCTGCTACGTTTTCTGGCGCGCCACTCTTCACCATGTACGTGACGTGTTCGTTGGTTTGTGGTGCGGCCTGTGTGTGCCGCTGGAGTGTCCTCGTGATGCCTGAGCATTCATTGTGTGATGTGGGCAACTAAATTTTCTTCCTCTGATGCAAAGAAACCTCGAAAGTCATCTTCTGTTCAGctgctcccgagctcatttgagctcaggATAAATAGTAAAATtcaaacaaaatgatttttttttgtttGTGCAAACATTGATAAAAGTTTTACGTGCTTGCAAAATTTCATGTTGAACAGGCATTTTTGGAAGttgtggcaaaaaaacaaaatcagcaTTCCAAAATTCTTTCAAAAATAaacatttttggagcatcaatttttttTGCCATGATTTCCAAAAATGTGATTTCAAGATGAAATTTTGTGAGAAGttaaaacttttgtcaatgtttgtatttttgaatttgtttttattttttgtaattttactgttcacccgagctcaaatgagctcgggctCAGAAACTCCACCTCCGCTTAACCTAGCCTTTTGTGTGTAGCTTAGTTCCTTTTCTAGAAAAGCAGGAGTACATATTCTTCATCCTTCCAGAGTGTTGGGTGATGTGTCACGATGAGTAATAAAATCGGCTAAGAGGATGCGTTTTGTCAAGGTGAGAGCAATGTGAGCCGTCCACTTGCTTTCATAGGAGCAAGAAGGCCGAGGGGCAGGAACATGGTAAATAAAAATGGTCGGCCGGATCATGCATCTGTTGGTGGTTGAAAAGCTACTGTCCTGCTTTCATCTTGATGGTTATACAAATCTGGCAATCAGCAAAAGCTAAGAAAACGTTGACATCGAATTATACCGCACAAAGACAGAGCAGGCAGCTATAGAATTACTTGCCCTACctctgcaaaaaaaaaagaattacTTGTCCTAAACATCAATCCGCAAATAGGAAGCTCTCTTAAGAATGAGCAGAACAGAATACCTGGTggatttattaatttaaagccggacgcgtcTAGCGTCTTCATTCCAAAAA encodes the following:
- the LOC123107186 gene encoding blue copper protein, with protein sequence MASFSAALVALLVASCAAAAAATTFDVGDGHGWQTGLDYTTWTSDKTFAVGDTLVFNYTSKAHTVTEVNKSGYDACSGGNSLSNDDSGATTITLTTPGVHYFICDVAGHCAGGMKLAVTVTVAGGSTTGGTIPAGAAGASLVPAMSAIVVAAAAGALVPLALFC